A single window of Streptomyces xanthii DNA harbors:
- a CDS encoding NUDIX hydrolase — translation MATPEFIRTIRATAGHQLLLLPGVSAIVFDDEGRVLLGRRADTGKWSIIGGIPEPGEQPADVAVREVYEETGVECVVERVVLVQALPPVTYPNGDTCQFMDTTFRCRATGGEARVNDDESLDVGWFALDALPPLQEFALFRIKQAQSDGPTWFETMSGR, via the coding sequence ATGGCTACTCCTGAGTTCATCCGCACCATCCGGGCCACCGCGGGCCACCAGCTGCTCCTCCTGCCCGGGGTCAGCGCGATCGTCTTCGACGACGAGGGCCGCGTCCTGCTCGGCCGGCGTGCGGACACCGGCAAGTGGTCGATCATCGGCGGCATCCCCGAGCCGGGCGAGCAGCCCGCGGACGTCGCCGTGCGCGAGGTGTACGAGGAGACCGGCGTCGAGTGCGTCGTCGAGCGGGTCGTGCTCGTCCAGGCCCTGCCCCCGGTCACCTATCCCAACGGCGACACCTGCCAGTTCATGGACACGACGTTCCGCTGCCGGGCCACCGGCGGCGAGGCGCGGGTGAACGACGACGAGTCTCTCGACGTCGGCTGGTTCGCGCTCGACGCGCTGCCTCCGCTTCAGGAGTTCGCCCTGTTCCGCATCAAGCAGGCCCAGTCCGACGGACCGACATGGTTCGAGACCATGTCCGGGCGCTGA
- a CDS encoding 3-hydroxybutyrate dehydrogenase has product MTPRTPFAAAHAAPLDLGGRTALVTGAAGGIGRACAQRLAASGAKVRAVDRDPEGLAALAEETDGVEPVVLDLTDLDAAEAAAAGCDILVNNAGLQLVRPIEQFPPDVFHTVLTVMLEAPFRLVRGALPHMYEQGWGRIVNVSSVHGLRASAFKSAYVAAKHGLEGLSKTAALEGAPHGVTSNCVNPGYVRTPLVERQIADQAAAHGIPEERVLSEIMLQDSALKRLIEPAEVAEAVAYLCSPAASFMTGASLVLDGGWTAH; this is encoded by the coding sequence ATGACCCCGCGCACCCCCTTCGCCGCAGCCCACGCCGCACCCCTCGACCTCGGCGGCCGCACCGCACTCGTCACCGGCGCCGCCGGCGGCATCGGACGGGCCTGCGCGCAGCGGCTCGCCGCGTCGGGCGCCAAGGTCAGAGCCGTCGACCGGGACCCGGAGGGCCTCGCGGCCCTGGCGGAGGAGACCGACGGCGTCGAACCGGTCGTCCTCGACCTCACCGACCTCGACGCCGCGGAGGCCGCGGCGGCCGGCTGCGACATCCTCGTCAACAACGCCGGACTCCAACTGGTGCGCCCCATCGAGCAGTTCCCCCCGGACGTCTTCCACACCGTCCTGACCGTGATGCTCGAGGCCCCGTTCCGGCTCGTCCGCGGCGCGCTCCCGCACATGTACGAACAGGGCTGGGGCCGGATCGTGAACGTGTCGTCCGTGCACGGACTGCGGGCCTCCGCCTTCAAGTCCGCGTACGTCGCCGCGAAGCACGGCCTGGAGGGACTGTCGAAGACCGCGGCGCTGGAGGGCGCCCCGCACGGCGTCACCTCGAACTGCGTGAACCCCGGCTATGTGCGCACGCCGCTCGTCGAGCGGCAGATCGCCGACCAGGCCGCCGCGCACGGCATCCCCGAGGAGCGGGTGCTGAGCGAGATCATGCTGCAGGACAGCGCGCTCAAGCGGCTCATCGAACCCGCCGAGGTCGCCGAGGCCGTGGCGTACCTGTGCTCGCCCGCCGCCTCGTTCATGACCGGCGCCTCTCTCGTCCTCGACGGCGGCTGGACCGCCCACTGA
- a CDS encoding O-antigen ligase family protein yields the protein MGIAVLGACAVWTLISATARTGRPEGVLLAVLAVAAGYACGRIGGALVPVGASCLVGCGGLGIALLAPGSVPAPDTLAPLGRSGATAALLALSAGALCCAAWSARRGELRVGLHLAGAGVVVVAAVTGSGAGVAACTAVVLCSLAAARMRRRALGLAGLGLGTALVVAVSLALAQGVLPSGLADTLEGRITRHRLQLWHEALRLAKSDPVLGVGPGRFGELDTSLVATAPPDGKPHSAVLQVAAEQGAIGLFLLAAAYCWVLYVLWRSARSTPVVLSAGAALTAVAVLATVGNALSFTSVTAGVGLLAGMATAEPLAEEPPHDEAAAPERVRDGR from the coding sequence GTGGGCATCGCGGTGCTCGGCGCCTGCGCCGTGTGGACACTGATCAGCGCGACCGCGCGGACGGGGCGCCCCGAGGGCGTGCTCCTCGCGGTCCTCGCCGTCGCCGCCGGGTACGCCTGCGGGCGGATCGGCGGCGCCCTCGTCCCCGTAGGAGCGTCGTGCCTGGTCGGCTGCGGCGGCCTCGGCATCGCCCTCCTCGCTCCCGGCTCGGTCCCCGCGCCCGACACCCTCGCACCCCTGGGCCGCTCCGGGGCCACCGCCGCCCTGCTGGCCCTGTCGGCGGGCGCGCTGTGCTGTGCGGCCTGGTCGGCCCGGCGCGGGGAACTGCGGGTCGGGCTGCACCTCGCGGGCGCGGGTGTCGTCGTCGTGGCCGCGGTCACCGGTTCGGGCGCCGGGGTCGCCGCCTGCACGGCGGTCGTCCTGTGCTCGCTCGCGGCGGCCCGGATGCGCCGGCGGGCGCTGGGCCTCGCCGGCCTGGGGCTCGGCACCGCCCTCGTGGTCGCGGTGAGCCTGGCCCTGGCCCAGGGCGTGCTGCCGTCCGGCCTCGCGGACACCCTGGAGGGCCGGATCACCCGGCACCGCCTCCAGCTCTGGCACGAGGCCCTGCGGCTGGCGAAGTCCGATCCCGTGCTCGGTGTCGGACCCGGCCGCTTCGGCGAACTCGACACGAGCCTCGTCGCGACCGCCCCGCCGGACGGCAAGCCGCACTCGGCCGTGCTCCAGGTCGCCGCCGAGCAGGGCGCCATCGGCCTCTTCCTGCTGGCCGCCGCCTACTGCTGGGTGCTCTACGTCCTGTGGCGCTCCGCCCGCTCGACCCCGGTCGTCCTCAGCGCAGGTGCGGCCCTGACCGCGGTCGCCGTGCTGGCCACGGTCGGCAACGCGCTGAGCTTCACCAGCGTGACGGCCGGTGTGGGCCTGCTCGCCGGCATGGCGACCGCGGAGCCGCTCGCGGAGGAGCCCCCGCACGACGAGGCGGCCGCCCCGGAACGGGTCCGGGACGGCCGCTGA
- a CDS encoding helix-turn-helix domain-containing protein, producing the protein MSHHRPHPAPASTPVTTTDAEAPFLELLARGASADAYEQPVLLARAEGADPARTAALERAKRLALTVRAEMEGRRRREAELSALFETAHDLAGLRDLDSVLQAIVQRARSLLGTDVAYLTLNDPARGDTYMRVTEGSVAARFQQLRLGMGEGLGGLVAQTARPYVTDDYSKDVRFQHTRTIDAGVGDEGLVAILGVPLMLGPQVIGVLFAADRRARVFEREQIALLGSFAALAAAAIDTANLLTETRQALAELERANAIIRAGSAVVERASEVHDRLGELVLRGGGVHDVAAAVSEVLDGTVEFADVEDAPGDALEASRAEGHAVCHGRDWVAAVAAGGELLGALVLRGHPGLDPVDQRTLERAALVTSLLLLARRSASEAEQRVRGELLDDLLDARDRDPRLLRERAARLHADLDATHVVLVARIEAAAADAEEEAATRRRLWSAADHVAATRHGLAAARDGQAVLLLPLGAGTASAIAAQVAGRLSEAIHEPVTVGASAPVTGVAERAERAAAAHTEARRCLDALRLLGRAGEGAAAEDFGFLGLLLSDSRDIAGFVARTVGEVVDYDARRGTDLVRTLDAYFDSGMSPARTKDALHVHVNTVAQRLERIGRLLGPDWQSPARALEIQLALRLHRLSGSSLRIR; encoded by the coding sequence ATGTCGCACCACCGACCGCACCCAGCCCCGGCCTCCACCCCGGTGACCACCACGGACGCCGAGGCCCCGTTCCTGGAGCTCCTCGCCAGGGGCGCCTCCGCCGACGCCTACGAGCAGCCCGTGCTGCTCGCACGCGCCGAGGGCGCCGACCCCGCGCGGACCGCCGCGCTGGAGCGGGCCAAGCGCCTCGCGCTGACCGTGCGCGCGGAGATGGAGGGCAGACGGCGCCGTGAGGCCGAGCTGTCCGCTCTCTTCGAGACCGCGCACGACCTGGCGGGACTGCGCGACCTCGACTCGGTGCTGCAGGCCATCGTGCAGCGCGCCCGCTCCCTGCTCGGCACGGACGTCGCCTACCTGACGCTCAACGACCCGGCCCGCGGCGACACGTACATGCGGGTCACCGAGGGCTCCGTGGCGGCCCGCTTCCAGCAGCTGCGGCTCGGCATGGGCGAGGGGCTCGGCGGCCTCGTCGCCCAGACCGCCCGCCCGTACGTCACCGACGACTACTCCAAGGACGTCCGCTTCCAGCACACCCGGACGATCGACGCGGGCGTCGGCGACGAGGGGCTCGTGGCGATCCTGGGCGTGCCGCTGATGCTCGGACCGCAGGTCATCGGCGTGCTCTTCGCCGCGGACCGCCGGGCCCGCGTCTTCGAGCGGGAGCAGATCGCGCTGCTCGGCTCGTTCGCGGCGCTCGCCGCCGCGGCCATCGACACGGCGAACCTGCTCACGGAGACCCGTCAGGCCCTCGCCGAGCTGGAGCGGGCCAACGCGATCATCCGCGCCGGCAGCGCCGTCGTCGAGCGCGCCTCGGAGGTCCACGACCGGCTCGGCGAGCTGGTGCTGCGCGGCGGAGGGGTGCACGACGTGGCCGCGGCGGTGTCCGAGGTCCTCGACGGAACCGTCGAGTTCGCCGACGTCGAGGACGCGCCCGGCGACGCCCTGGAGGCCTCCCGCGCCGAGGGCCACGCAGTGTGCCACGGCCGCGACTGGGTCGCGGCCGTCGCCGCGGGCGGCGAGCTGCTCGGCGCCCTCGTGCTGCGCGGCCATCCCGGCCTCGACCCCGTCGACCAGCGGACCCTGGAGCGCGCCGCCCTCGTCACCTCGCTCCTGCTGCTCGCCCGGCGCTCCGCCTCCGAGGCCGAGCAGCGCGTCCGCGGCGAGCTCCTCGACGACCTCCTCGACGCGCGCGACCGCGACCCGCGCCTGCTGAGGGAGCGGGCCGCCCGGCTCCACGCGGACCTGGACGCCACCCATGTGGTGCTCGTGGCCCGCATCGAGGCCGCGGCCGCCGACGCCGAGGAGGAGGCCGCGACCCGCCGCCGCCTCTGGTCGGCCGCCGACCACGTCGCGGCCACCCGGCACGGTCTCGCCGCCGCCCGGGACGGCCAGGCGGTGTTGCTCCTGCCGCTGGGCGCGGGCACGGCCTCCGCGATCGCCGCCCAGGTCGCCGGGCGTCTGTCCGAGGCGATCCACGAGCCGGTCACCGTCGGCGCGTCCGCGCCGGTCACGGGCGTGGCGGAGCGGGCCGAGCGCGCGGCCGCCGCCCACACCGAGGCGCGGCGCTGCCTGGACGCGCTGCGGCTGCTCGGCCGGGCGGGGGAGGGCGCGGCTGCCGAGGACTTCGGCTTCCTCGGGCTGCTGCTGTCCGACAGCCGGGACATCGCCGGTTTCGTCGCCCGCACGGTCGGCGAGGTCGTCGACTACGACGCGCGCAGGGGCACCGATCTCGTACGGACCCTGGACGCGTACTTCGACTCGGGGATGAGCCCGGCCCGCACCAAGGACGCCCTGCACGTCCACGTGAACACGGTGGCGCAGCGCCTGGAGCGGATCGGCCGCCTCCTCGGCCCCGACTGGCAGTCCCCGGCCCGGGCCCTGGAGATCCAGCTCGCCCTGAGACTGCACCGCCTGTCCGGTTCCTCGCTGCGCATACGGTGA
- a CDS encoding MFS transporter, translated as MASAATAPPNPGHLKRIVAASLIGTTIEWYDFFLYGSAAALVFNKLFFPGSDPLVGTLLSFLTYAVGFAARPLGALVFGHYGDRLGRKKLLVISLLMMGGATFAIGLLPTHATVGTAAPVLLTVLRLVQGFALGGEWGGAVLLVSEHGDANRRGFWASWPQTGAPAGQLLATGVLSALTALISDAAFTSWGWRVPFLLSGVLVMVGLWIRLSVDESPVFKEALARAEERKATERDTVEKMPLVAVLRHHWRDVLVAIGARMAENISYYVITAFVLVYATLEAGVSKQTALNAVLIASAVHFAVIPLWGALSDRVGRRPVYLLGAAGVGLWIFPFFALIDAGGFGKLLLAVTVGLVLHGAMYAPQAAFFSEMFATRMRYSGASIGAQFASVAAGAPAPLIATALLSEYGDATMICLYVIAAALLTLIAVGVAQETRHRDLAAVGSEDGAGPVPADRPADAHKV; from the coding sequence ATGGCCTCCGCAGCAACCGCTCCGCCCAACCCCGGACACCTCAAGCGCATCGTCGCGGCGAGCCTGATCGGCACCACCATCGAGTGGTACGACTTCTTCCTCTACGGCTCCGCCGCCGCGCTCGTGTTCAACAAGCTCTTCTTTCCCGGGTCCGACCCGCTCGTCGGCACGCTGCTCTCCTTCCTCACCTACGCGGTCGGCTTCGCCGCGCGGCCGCTGGGCGCGCTGGTCTTCGGCCACTACGGCGACCGGCTGGGGCGCAAGAAGCTGCTGGTGATCAGCCTTCTGATGATGGGCGGCGCGACCTTCGCGATCGGTCTGCTGCCCACGCACGCCACGGTCGGAACGGCCGCCCCGGTCCTGCTGACCGTGCTCCGCCTCGTCCAGGGCTTCGCGCTCGGCGGCGAGTGGGGCGGCGCCGTCCTGCTGGTCTCCGAGCACGGCGACGCGAACCGGCGCGGCTTCTGGGCCTCGTGGCCGCAGACCGGAGCGCCCGCCGGCCAGCTGCTGGCGACCGGAGTGCTGTCGGCGCTCACCGCGCTGATCTCGGACGCCGCGTTCACCTCCTGGGGCTGGCGCGTCCCGTTCCTGCTCTCCGGGGTCCTGGTGATGGTCGGCCTGTGGATCCGGCTCTCCGTCGACGAGTCCCCCGTCTTCAAGGAGGCGCTGGCCCGCGCCGAGGAGCGCAAGGCCACCGAGCGCGACACCGTGGAGAAGATGCCGCTCGTCGCCGTGCTCCGCCACCACTGGCGCGACGTGCTCGTCGCGATCGGCGCCCGCATGGCCGAGAACATCAGCTACTACGTCATCACCGCCTTCGTCCTCGTCTACGCGACCCTCGAGGCCGGGGTCTCCAAGCAGACCGCGCTGAACGCCGTCCTCATCGCCTCCGCCGTGCACTTCGCCGTCATCCCCCTGTGGGGCGCCCTCTCCGACCGCGTCGGCCGCCGCCCCGTGTATCTCCTCGGGGCCGCCGGTGTCGGCCTGTGGATCTTCCCGTTCTTCGCGCTCATCGACGCCGGCGGCTTCGGCAAGCTGCTGCTCGCGGTCACCGTCGGCCTGGTCCTGCACGGCGCCATGTACGCCCCGCAGGCGGCCTTCTTCTCCGAGATGTTCGCGACGCGGATGCGGTACTCGGGGGCCTCGATCGGTGCCCAGTTCGCCTCCGTGGCCGCGGGGGCGCCCGCCCCGCTCATCGCGACGGCCCTGCTGTCCGAGTACGGCGACGCCACGATGATCTGCCTGTACGTGATCGCGGCCGCGCTCCTGACCCTGATCGCGGTCGGCGTCGCCCAGGAGACCCGCCACCGCGACCTCGCCGCCGTCGGCTCCGAGGACGGTGCCGGCCCGGTGCCCGCGGACCGGCCGGCCGACGCGCACAAGGTCTGA
- a CDS encoding NADP-dependent isocitrate dehydrogenase, with product MTDSTIIYTHTDEAPALATYSFLPVIEAYASTAGVRVETRDISLAGRIIASFPEYLNEDQRIADALAELGELAKTPQANIIKLPNISASIPQLKAAIAELQEQGYALPAYPDEPKTDEEREARARYDKIKGSAVNPVLREGNSDRRAPASVKNYAKAHPHRMGAWTPESKTNVATMGENDFRSTEKSAVIAEDGALKIELVADNGAVTVLRESVPVLAGEVVDASVLRVAALREFLTAQIAKAKAEGVLFSVHLKATMMKVSDPIIFGHVVRAFFPKTFAKYGEALVAAGLSPNDGLGTILKGLDSVPHLGEEIKASFAAEIAEGPELAMVDSDRGITNLHVPSDIIVDASMPAMIRTSGHMWGPDGQEADTLAVLPDSSYAGVYQVVIDDCRANGAYDPSTMGSVPNVGLMAQKAEEYGSHDKTFEIPAAGTVRLVDAAGNVVLEQEVAEGDIFRACQTKDAPIKDWVKLAVTRARATGDPAVFWLDEGRAHDAQLIKKVEQYLPEHDTEGLDIRVLSPEDATKLSVERIRQGLNTISVTGNVLRDYLTDLFPILELGTSAKMLSVVPLMNGGGLFETGAGGSAPKHVQQLVKENYLRWDSLGEFLALAVSLEHLSTTTGNARAKVLGETLDRATGTFLNEDKSPTRRLGGIDNRGSHFYLALYWAQELAAQTEDAELAKAFAPLAESLKANEQKIVDELIAVQGSPADIGGYYQPAPAKAAQVMRPSQTLNEALASLA from the coding sequence GTGACTGACTCGACCATCATTTACACGCACACTGACGAGGCCCCGGCCCTCGCGACGTATTCCTTCCTGCCCGTGATCGAGGCCTACGCGTCCACCGCGGGTGTGCGGGTCGAGACCCGTGACATCTCCCTGGCCGGGCGCATCATCGCCTCGTTCCCGGAGTACCTGAACGAGGACCAGCGCATCGCCGACGCGCTCGCCGAGCTGGGCGAGCTCGCCAAGACGCCGCAGGCCAACATCATCAAGCTGCCGAACATCTCGGCGTCCATCCCGCAGCTGAAGGCCGCCATCGCGGAGCTGCAGGAGCAGGGCTACGCGCTGCCCGCGTACCCCGACGAGCCGAAGACGGACGAGGAGCGCGAGGCCCGCGCCCGCTACGACAAGATCAAGGGTTCCGCCGTGAACCCGGTCCTGCGCGAGGGCAACTCGGACCGCCGCGCCCCCGCCTCGGTGAAGAACTACGCCAAGGCCCACCCGCACCGCATGGGCGCCTGGACCCCCGAGTCCAAGACCAACGTCGCGACCATGGGCGAGAACGACTTCCGTTCGACCGAGAAGTCCGCCGTGATCGCCGAGGACGGCGCCCTCAAGATCGAGCTGGTCGCCGACAACGGCGCCGTCACGGTCCTGCGCGAGTCCGTACCGGTCCTCGCCGGTGAGGTCGTCGACGCCTCCGTGCTGCGCGTCGCCGCCCTGCGCGAGTTCCTCACCGCCCAGATCGCCAAGGCCAAGGCCGAGGGCGTCCTGTTCTCGGTGCACCTCAAGGCCACGATGATGAAGGTCTCCGACCCGATCATCTTCGGCCACGTCGTGCGCGCCTTCTTCCCGAAGACGTTCGCGAAGTACGGCGAGGCCCTCGTCGCCGCCGGCCTGTCCCCGAACGACGGCCTCGGCACCATCCTCAAGGGCCTGGACTCCGTGCCGCACCTGGGCGAGGAGATCAAGGCGTCCTTCGCGGCCGAGATCGCCGAGGGCCCGGAGCTCGCCATGGTCGACTCCGACCGCGGCATCACCAACCTGCACGTGCCGTCCGACATCATCGTCGACGCCTCGATGCCCGCCATGATCCGCACCTCGGGTCACATGTGGGGCCCCGACGGCCAGGAGGCCGACACCCTCGCCGTCCTCCCGGACAGCAGCTACGCCGGTGTCTACCAGGTCGTCATCGACGACTGCCGGGCCAACGGCGCCTACGACCCGTCGACCATGGGCTCCGTCCCGAACGTCGGCCTGATGGCGCAGAAGGCCGAGGAGTACGGCTCCCACGACAAGACCTTCGAGATCCCGGCCGCCGGCACCGTCCGCCTGGTCGACGCCGCGGGCAACGTGGTCCTGGAGCAGGAGGTCGCCGAGGGCGACATCTTCCGCGCCTGCCAGACCAAGGACGCCCCGATCAAGGACTGGGTCAAGCTCGCCGTCACGCGCGCCCGCGCCACCGGCGACCCGGCCGTCTTCTGGCTGGACGAGGGCCGCGCCCACGACGCCCAGCTGATCAAGAAGGTCGAGCAGTACCTGCCGGAGCACGACACCGAGGGCCTGGACATCCGTGTCCTCTCCCCGGAGGACGCCACCAAGCTGTCCGTCGAGCGCATCCGCCAGGGCCTGAACACCATCTCGGTCACCGGCAACGTGCTGCGCGACTACCTGACCGACCTCTTCCCGATCCTGGAGCTGGGCACCAGCGCCAAGATGCTGTCGGTCGTCCCGCTGATGAACGGCGGCGGCCTCTTCGAGACGGGCGCCGGCGGCTCCGCCCCGAAGCACGTCCAGCAGCTGGTCAAGGAGAACTACCTGCGCTGGGACTCCCTCGGTGAGTTCCTCGCGCTGGCCGTCTCCCTCGAGCACCTCTCCACCACCACGGGCAACGCCCGCGCCAAGGTCCTCGGCGAGACCCTCGACCGCGCCACCGGCACCTTCCTCAACGAGGACAAGTCGCCGACCCGTCGCCTCGGCGGCATCGACAACCGCGGCTCGCACTTCTACCTGGCCCTGTACTGGGCCCAGGAGCTCGCCGCGCAGACCGAGGACGCCGAGCTGGCGAAGGCCTTCGCCCCGCTCGCCGAGTCGCTCAAGGCCAACGAGCAGAAGATCGTGGACGAGCTCATCGCCGTCCAGGGCTCCCCGGCCGACATCGGCGGCTACTACCAGCCCGCCCCGGCCAAGGCCGCCCAGGTCATGCGCCCGTCGCAGACCCTGAACGAGGCCCTCGCCTCGCTCGCCTGA
- a CDS encoding glutamate racemase has translation MKIALMDSGIGLLAAAAAVRTLRPDADLVLSSDPDNMPWGRGTSEDVTQRALAACEAAAAHGPDALIIACNTATVHALPAVRALLEPDIPVIGTVPAIKPAAAGGGPIAIWATPATTGSPYQRGLIRDFAAGVEVTEVPCPGLADAVQWADEDGIDRAVAAAAALTPRDVRAVVLGCTHYELVAERIRAAVQQPEAEPLVLHGSAGAVAAQALRRLGERPEPATEVRGGLTVILSGRHETLPPAALTYAEGRGLQAVSHAG, from the coding sequence GTGAAGATCGCGCTGATGGACTCGGGAATCGGACTGCTCGCGGCCGCCGCCGCGGTACGGACCCTGCGGCCGGACGCCGACCTCGTGCTCTCCTCGGACCCGGACAACATGCCGTGGGGCCGAGGCACTTCCGAAGACGTCACGCAGCGCGCTCTGGCGGCCTGCGAGGCCGCCGCGGCGCACGGCCCGGACGCCCTGATCATCGCGTGCAACACGGCGACGGTGCACGCGCTGCCCGCCGTCCGCGCGCTCCTCGAGCCGGACATCCCCGTCATCGGTACCGTGCCCGCGATCAAGCCCGCGGCCGCCGGCGGCGGCCCCATCGCCATCTGGGCCACCCCCGCCACGACCGGCAGCCCGTACCAGCGCGGCCTGATCCGTGACTTCGCCGCGGGCGTCGAGGTCACCGAGGTGCCCTGTCCGGGCCTCGCCGACGCCGTGCAGTGGGCCGACGAGGACGGCATCGACCGGGCCGTCGCGGCCGCCGCCGCGCTCACGCCCCGTGACGTACGGGCCGTCGTGCTCGGCTGCACCCACTACGAGCTCGTCGCCGAGCGCATCCGTGCCGCCGTGCAGCAGCCCGAAGCCGAGCCGCTCGTGCTCCACGGCAGCGCGGGCGCCGTCGCCGCGCAGGCCCTGCGCCGGCTCGGCGAGCGCCCCGAGCCGGCCACCGAGGTCCGCGGCGGGCTCACCGTGATCCTCAGCGGGCGCCACGAGACGCTGCCGCCGGCAGCGCTCACCTACGCCGAGGGACGCGGACTGCAGGCGGTCAGCCACGCCGGGTGA
- the lnt gene encoding apolipoprotein N-acyltransferase: MTATAPPVAPSDEPAQTPARRSHLRRFAPVLLAAAAGLLLYLSFPPRELPWLAPLAFALFGVAVYGRRMRAGFGLGLVFGLAYLVPLLSWTGVDVGPLPWLALALAEALVLSLAGLGIAYVSKLPLWPLWASGVWIADEALRARFPFGGFPWGKVAFGQPSGVFLPLASLGGTPLLGFAVVLSGFGLGALALRLKALCGRERARVLRDGGVVAAAAFTVAPVVAGAVLLPFVPTGAEAGTARVALIQGNVPRMGLDFNAQRRAVLDYHVRETMKLAERIEKGETKRPDLVLWPENSSDIDPYVNMDAYDEISKAAEAVGAPISVGAVVTAKDGSTRNRLILWDPEKGPGATYDKRHLQPFGEYMPYRSFFRIFSKDVDRAGNFVPGERAVAFDMNGTKIGNITCYEAAFDDVVRDQVDAGAEILSVPSNNATFELSQMTYQQLAMDRVRAVEHGRAVMVPVTSGVSAVIRPDGSIAQRTGMFEPDTLIADVPRRTSETLATRAGVWPEVLLVAIGAGGLAWAVTRSRRARRTEA; this comes from the coding sequence GTGACCGCCACCGCACCTCCCGTCGCCCCGTCGGACGAGCCCGCACAGACGCCCGCCCGCCGCTCCCACCTGCGACGGTTCGCGCCCGTCCTCCTCGCGGCCGCCGCCGGACTGCTGCTCTACCTGAGCTTCCCGCCGCGCGAGCTGCCGTGGCTGGCGCCGCTCGCGTTCGCGCTGTTCGGGGTGGCCGTGTACGGGCGGCGCATGAGGGCGGGTTTCGGCCTCGGCCTGGTGTTCGGTCTCGCCTATCTGGTGCCCCTGCTGTCGTGGACCGGCGTCGACGTCGGTCCGCTGCCGTGGCTCGCGCTGGCGCTGGCCGAGGCGCTGGTCCTCTCCCTGGCGGGGCTCGGGATCGCGTACGTGTCCAAGCTTCCCCTCTGGCCTCTGTGGGCGAGCGGCGTGTGGATCGCGGACGAGGCGCTGCGCGCCCGCTTCCCCTTCGGCGGTTTCCCCTGGGGCAAGGTCGCGTTCGGGCAGCCCAGCGGCGTGTTCCTGCCGCTCGCCTCGCTCGGCGGCACCCCGCTGCTCGGCTTCGCGGTCGTCCTCAGCGGCTTCGGGCTCGGCGCGCTCGCCCTGCGCCTCAAGGCCCTCTGCGGCCGGGAGCGTGCCCGCGTCCTGCGCGACGGCGGCGTCGTCGCGGCCGCCGCCTTCACCGTCGCCCCGGTCGTCGCCGGTGCGGTCCTGCTGCCCTTCGTGCCGACCGGCGCCGAGGCCGGCACCGCGCGCGTGGCGCTCATCCAGGGCAACGTGCCCCGCATGGGCCTCGACTTCAACGCCCAGCGGCGCGCCGTCCTCGACTACCACGTGCGCGAGACCATGAAGCTCGCCGAGCGCATCGAGAAGGGTGAGACGAAGCGCCCCGACCTCGTGCTGTGGCCCGAGAACTCCTCGGACATCGACCCCTACGTGAACATGGACGCCTACGACGAGATCAGCAAGGCCGCCGAGGCGGTCGGCGCGCCGATCTCCGTGGGCGCGGTCGTCACGGCGAAGGACGGCTCGACCCGCAACCGGCTCATCCTCTGGGACCCCGAGAAGGGCCCCGGCGCCACGTACGACAAGCGGCACCTGCAGCCGTTCGGCGAGTACATGCCGTACCGGAGCTTCTTCCGGATCTTCAGCAAGGACGTGGACCGGGCCGGGAACTTCGTGCCCGGTGAGAGGGCCGTCGCCTTCGACATGAACGGCACGAAGATCGGCAACATCACCTGCTACGAGGCCGCCTTCGACGACGTCGTGCGCGACCAGGTCGACGCGGGCGCCGAGATCCTCTCCGTGCCGAGCAACAACGCGACGTTCGAGCTCAGCCAGATGACCTACCAGCAGCTCGCGATGGACCGGGTGCGCGCCGTCGAGCACGGCCGCGCCGTCATGGTGCCGGTCACCAGCGGGGTCAGCGCCGTCATCCGGCCCGACGGGTCGATCGCCCAGCGCACCGGCATGTTCGAGCCCGACACCCTGATCGCCGACGTGCCCCGGCGCACCAGCGAGACCCTCGCAACACGCGCGGGCGTCTGGCCCGAGGTGCTGCTCGTCGCGATCGGTGCGGGCGGTCTGGCCTGGGCCGTGACGCGCTCCCGCCGCGCCCGCCGCACGGAGGCCTGA